One genomic segment of Profundibacter amoris includes these proteins:
- the pyrC gene encoding dihydroorotase: MTLTLTNARLINPETGTDTIGSLTIKDGVITGINTAPVGDVVDCSGKCLAPGIVDIGVKVCEPGERHKESYRTAGLAAAAGGVTTVVTRPDTMPAIDSPEVLEFVARRAREASQVRMIPMAALTKGRDGREMVEIGFLQDAGAAAFTDCDRVVTDTKVFARCLTYARSLNALVIAHPQDPVMSKGAAVTSGKFASLRGLPAVSPMAERIGLERDLALVEMTNAAYHADNLSSATALPALERAKAAGLDVTAGASIHHLTLNELDVGNYRTFFKVKPPLRSEDDRKALVAAVASGLIDIISSMHTPQDEESKRLPYEEAASGAVALETLLPAAMRLYHAGDMDLPTLWRALSLNPAKRLGLDGGRLAEGAPADLVLFDPDAPFVMDRFKLQSKSKNTPFDEQRMQGKVLATWVGGKEVFRKG, encoded by the coding sequence ATGACATTGACCCTGACAAACGCCCGCCTGATCAACCCCGAAACGGGCACCGATACCATCGGCAGCCTGACGATAAAGGACGGTGTGATCACCGGTATCAACACCGCCCCCGTTGGCGATGTGGTGGATTGTAGCGGCAAATGCCTTGCGCCGGGCATTGTCGATATCGGCGTTAAGGTCTGCGAGCCGGGCGAGCGGCACAAGGAAAGCTATCGCACCGCCGGTCTGGCGGCGGCGGCAGGCGGCGTGACCACCGTTGTCACCCGCCCCGACACCATGCCCGCGATCGACAGCCCCGAGGTTCTGGAATTCGTTGCACGCCGTGCGCGTGAGGCATCGCAGGTGCGCATGATCCCGATGGCCGCCCTGACCAAAGGCCGCGACGGGCGCGAGATGGTCGAGATCGGGTTCCTGCAAGACGCCGGTGCCGCCGCCTTTACCGATTGCGACCGTGTGGTGACGGATACCAAGGTGTTCGCCCGCTGCCTGACCTACGCCCGAAGCCTGAACGCGCTGGTGATTGCCCATCCGCAAGACCCCGTGATGTCCAAAGGTGCGGCTGTGACCAGCGGCAAATTCGCCTCGCTTCGTGGCCTGCCTGCCGTGTCCCCCATGGCCGAACGCATAGGGCTGGAACGCGATCTGGCGCTGGTGGAAATGACCAATGCCGCCTATCACGCCGACAACCTGTCCTCCGCTACGGCCCTGCCCGCGCTGGAACGCGCCAAGGCGGCGGGGCTGGATGTGACCGCCGGGGCCAGCATCCATCACCTGACCCTGAACGAATTGGACGTGGGCAATTACCGCACCTTCTTCAAGGTCAAACCGCCGCTACGCTCCGAAGACGACCGCAAGGCGCTGGTCGCCGCCGTGGCCAGCGGGCTGATCGACATCATATCCTCGATGCACACCCCGCAGGACGAAGAAAGCAAACGCCTGCCCTATGAAGAGGCCGCATCAGGGGCTGTGGCGCTGGAAACCCTGCTGCCCGCCGCAATGCGCCTGTATCACGCGGGCGATATGGATTTGCCGACCCTCTGGCGCGCGCTGTCGCTGAACCCTGCCAAACGGCTGGGTCTGGATGGCGGACGGCTGGCCGAAGGGGCGCCTGCCGATCTGGTTCTGTTCGATCCGGATGCGCCTTTTGTGATGGATCGTTTCAAGCTACAGTCGAAATCGAAAAACACCCCCTTTGACGAACAGCGGATGCAGGGCAAAGTGCTGGCGACCTGGGTCGGTGGCAAAGAAGTCTTCAGAAAAGGATAA
- the plsY gene encoding glycerol-3-phosphate 1-O-acyltransferase PlsY, translating into MPEITSSMQMLILAGVLGYVLGSIPFGMVLAKIMGLGNLREIGSGNIGTTNVLRTGNKKAAALTLIFDAGKGAVAVLLARAFIDEDAAQIAGLAAFLGHLFPVWLGFRGGKGVATFLGILLALYWPLGLAACATWLFFALTFRISSLAALAAAGFTPFWMIILGNLEPLFLGMALTLLIFIRHGANIKRIKAGTEPKIGNKNSAA; encoded by the coding sequence ATGCCGGAAATCACCAGCAGCATGCAGATGCTGATCCTTGCCGGCGTTTTGGGCTATGTGCTGGGGTCGATCCCCTTTGGCATGGTTCTGGCCAAAATCATGGGGCTGGGCAACCTGCGCGAAATCGGCTCGGGCAACATCGGCACAACCAATGTTCTGCGCACCGGTAACAAAAAAGCCGCCGCGCTGACGCTGATATTCGATGCGGGCAAAGGTGCTGTCGCGGTTCTGCTGGCCCGCGCATTCATTGACGAGGATGCGGCACAAATCGCCGGTTTGGCGGCGTTTCTGGGCCATTTATTTCCCGTCTGGCTGGGCTTTCGTGGCGGCAAAGGGGTGGCGACGTTTCTGGGCATCCTGCTGGCGCTATACTGGCCGCTGGGACTGGCCGCCTGCGCCACATGGCTGTTCTTTGCGCTGACCTTCCGGATTTCGTCACTGGCGGCACTGGCAGCGGCCGGTTTCACGCCGTTCTGGATGATCATTCTGGGAAATCTGGAGCCTTTGTTCCTTGGAATGGCCCTGACCCTGCTGATCTTTATCCGTCACGGGGCCAACATCAAACGGATCAAGGCCGGAACCGAGCCAAAAATCGGCAACAAAAACAGCGCAGCCTAG
- a CDS encoding fatty acid desaturase yields the protein MNNPNSPHMAPTEPDTTREWVRHLAKYRDPKLFRSLLELTATAGPFIALWALAWWSLSYSYWLTFALSLLNGFFVVRLFIIQHDCGHSSYFKNRITGDWVGRVLGVFTVTPYDVWKRAHNIHHSTSGNLDRRELGDIDTITVDEYQALSRMGRFKYRFYRNPVILFLIGPSYIFLLTNRLPMGMMKSGAKYWFSALGTNAAILALLAVIVYFGGWMPLLLIFLPSTVMGATIGVWLFYVQHQFENTYWDRDENWNLHDAALHGSSHYVLPEPLQWLTGYIGIHHVHHMYARIPFYRLKEVLRDFPVLNEAQRLTIRESLSCVKLQLWDEKNRKLLSYREMKEMYGAV from the coding sequence ATGAACAACCCGAATTCGCCGCACATGGCCCCGACCGAACCCGATACCACACGCGAGTGGGTGCGCCATCTGGCAAAATACCGTGACCCAAAGCTGTTTCGCAGCCTTTTGGAGCTGACAGCAACGGCTGGACCCTTCATCGCCCTTTGGGCACTGGCGTGGTGGTCGCTTTCCTACAGCTACTGGCTGACATTCGCGTTATCCCTGCTGAACGGGTTTTTCGTGGTGCGGCTGTTCATCATCCAGCATGATTGCGGGCATAGCTCCTATTTCAAGAACCGTATCACCGGCGACTGGGTCGGGCGTGTGCTGGGGGTGTTTACGGTTACGCCATATGATGTCTGGAAACGGGCGCATAACATCCATCACTCGACCTCGGGCAATCTGGACCGGCGCGAACTGGGGGATATCGACACCATCACCGTTGACGAATATCAGGCGCTTTCGCGCATGGGGCGGTTCAAATACCGTTTCTATCGCAACCCTGTCATCCTGTTTCTGATTGGTCCCAGCTATATTTTCCTGCTGACCAACCGCTTGCCGATGGGCATGATGAAATCCGGCGCGAAATACTGGTTCAGCGCGCTTGGCACCAATGCCGCCATTCTGGCCCTGCTGGCCGTGATCGTCTATTTTGGTGGCTGGATGCCCTTGCTGCTGATCTTCCTGCCCAGCACGGTGATGGGCGCAACGATTGGCGTCTGGTTGTTCTATGTGCAGCACCAGTTTGAAAACACCTACTGGGACCGCGACGAAAACTGGAACCTGCACGACGCCGCGCTGCACGGCAGCTCGCATTACGTTCTGCCCGAGCCGCTGCAATGGCTGACCGGATACATCGGCATCCATCATGTGCACCACATGTATGCCCGCATCCCGTTTTACCGGCTGAAAGAAGTGCTGCGCGATTTCCCCGTGCTGAACGAGGCCCAGCGCCTGACCATCCGCGAAAGCCTGTCTTGCGTAAAGCTGCAACTGTGGGACGAAAAGAACCGCAAGCTGCTGAGCTATCGCGAGATGAAGGAGATGTACGGGGCGGTTTAA
- a CDS encoding GbsR/MarR family transcriptional regulator produces MDLTPATREFILHWGEMGTKWGVNRSVAQIHALLHIMPKPMTAEEICDVLGLARSNVSTALKELQSWKLVKATRELGDRRDHFSSVQDVFDMVALIVEGRREREYLPTIDALRRVTKEAEADGTPKETRARMTETLETMEQLDNWYQDINRLPRSVQLTIMKLGAKIARFLPKSG; encoded by the coding sequence ATGGACCTCACCCCCGCCACCCGTGAATTCATCCTGCATTGGGGGGAAATGGGCACCAAATGGGGTGTAAACCGGTCTGTCGCGCAAATCCACGCGCTGCTGCACATCATGCCAAAACCCATGACCGCCGAAGAGATCTGCGATGTTCTGGGGTTGGCGCGATCCAATGTTTCAACCGCCCTGAAAGAATTACAAAGCTGGAAACTGGTCAAAGCAACCCGCGAACTGGGGGACAGGCGCGATCATTTCAGTTCGGTTCAGGATGTATTCGATATGGTAGCGCTGATTGTCGAGGGGCGTCGCGAACGTGAATATCTGCCCACCATCGACGCCCTGCGCCGTGTCACCAAAGAGGCCGAGGCTGACGGCACCCCGAAAGAAACCCGTGCCCGTATGACCGAAACGCTGGAAACCATGGAACAACTGGACAACTGGTATCAGGACATCAACCGCCTGCCCCGTTCCGTGCAACTGACCATCATGAAACTGGGCGCTAAAATCGCCCGCTTCCTGCCGAAATCCGGCTAA
- a CDS encoding glutamate--cysteine ligase, giving the protein MSIPQSGGSAPIENHADLAQYLADGCKPKDDWRIGTEHEKFGYCKDTHKPLPYEGRHSIKAILEGLRAQFGWDPVYEEGNIIGLSKDGANISLEPGGQLELSGAPLCTIHQTCDEVNVHLREVQSVADGAGVRFLGLGAAPIWKHEDMPVMPKGRYRLMTDYMAKVGTHGTQMMYRTCTVQVNLDFGSEADMVQKFRVALALQPVATALFANSPFFEGKPNGHKSWRSRIWRGLDPARTGMLPFVFEDGMGFERYVEYALDVPMYFVYRDGKYIDALGMSFRDFLKGELPALPGEKPTMSDWADHLTTLFPEARIKQYMEMRGADGGPWRRLCALPAFWTGLMYDQAALDAAWDLAKDWDAETREAWRVGASVDALQAKVGGRSMQDLAREVLAISEEGLKARAKPGAGGMVLDERHFLNALIDSVEEGKVPADELLEKYYGEWNGDLSRIYGEYNY; this is encoded by the coding sequence ATGTCCATCCCCCAATCCGGCGGCAGCGCCCCGATCGAAAACCACGCCGATCTGGCGCAATATCTGGCCGATGGCTGCAAGCCAAAGGATGATTGGCGCATCGGCACCGAGCACGAGAAATTCGGCTATTGCAAAGACACCCACAAGCCGCTGCCCTACGAGGGCAGACATTCGATCAAGGCGATTCTGGAAGGGTTGCGGGCGCAATTCGGTTGGGATCCGGTTTACGAAGAGGGAAATATCATCGGCCTGTCCAAGGACGGGGCCAACATCAGTCTGGAACCGGGCGGGCAACTGGAACTGTCGGGCGCGCCGCTGTGCACCATCCACCAGACCTGCGACGAGGTAAACGTGCACCTGCGCGAGGTCCAGTCCGTGGCCGATGGCGCGGGCGTGCGGTTTCTGGGGCTGGGGGCCGCGCCGATCTGGAAACACGAGGACATGCCGGTGATGCCCAAGGGCCGTTACCGCCTGATGACCGATTACATGGCCAAGGTCGGCACCCACGGCACGCAGATGATGTATCGCACCTGTACGGTTCAGGTGAACCTTGATTTCGGCTCTGAAGCGGACATGGTGCAGAAATTCCGCGTCGCATTGGCGCTGCAACCGGTGGCCACCGCGCTGTTTGCCAATTCCCCGTTTTTCGAGGGCAAACCGAACGGCCACAAAAGCTGGCGGTCGCGCATCTGGCGCGGTCTGGATCCGGCGCGCACGGGTATGTTGCCCTTTGTGTTCGAGGACGGGATGGGGTTTGAACGCTATGTCGAATACGCGCTGGATGTGCCGATGTATTTTGTCTATCGCGACGGCAAATATATTGACGCGCTGGGCATGTCGTTCCGCGATTTTCTAAAGGGTGAACTGCCCGCCTTGCCGGGTGAAAAACCCACCATGTCGGATTGGGCGGACCATCTGACCACCCTGTTCCCCGAGGCGCGGATCAAACAGTATATGGAAATGCGCGGGGCCGATGGCGGTCCGTGGCGGCGGCTGTGCGCCCTGCCGGCATTCTGGACCGGCCTGATGTATGATCAGGCTGCGCTGGATGCGGCGTGGGATCTGGCTAAGGATTGGGATGCCGAAACCCGCGAAGCGTGGCGCGTGGGGGCCTCTGTCGATGCGCTTCAGGCAAAGGTCGGCGGGCGCAGCATGCAGGATCTGGCCCGCGAGGTTCTGGCGATTTCCGAAGAAGGGCTAAAGGCCCGCGCCAAACCCGGTGCCGGCGGCATGGTGCTGGACGAGCGCCATTTCCTGAATGCGCTGATCGACAGTGTGGAAGAGGGCAAGGTGCCTGCGGACGAGCTGCTCGAGAAATATTACGGCGAATGGAACGGGGATCTGAGCCGGATATATGGCGAGTATAATTACTGA
- a CDS encoding 16S rRNA (uracil(1498)-N(3))-methyltransferase, whose amino-acid sequence MKNAKIRLCVTQALGAGQTIPLTRDQAHYLFGVMRLKQGAHVLLFNGADGEYLAEVVEAGKRKGVLECLSQTRPLQMPPDLWLLFAPIKKARTAFIVEKATELGAARICPVQTRFTNAERIRQDRLQAHALEAAEQCGATYVPEVDDIRRLDAMLADWPKDRQLVFCDESLAGAREVLAAQAGQEKWAILIGPEGGFSSEEREQLSALPFVTKISLGPRILRADTAAVAAITLWQATLGDW is encoded by the coding sequence ATGAAGAATGCTAAGATCAGGCTCTGTGTAACGCAGGCATTGGGGGCGGGGCAAACCATTCCTTTGACCCGTGATCAGGCGCATTACCTTTTCGGGGTGATGCGGTTGAAACAGGGCGCGCATGTGCTGTTGTTCAACGGCGCAGATGGCGAATATCTGGCCGAGGTGGTCGAGGCCGGCAAGCGCAAGGGCGTGCTGGAATGCCTGTCGCAAACCCGCCCGTTGCAGATGCCGCCCGACCTGTGGCTGCTGTTCGCCCCGATCAAAAAGGCCCGCACCGCGTTTATCGTGGAAAAGGCCACCGAACTGGGCGCGGCGCGGATTTGTCCGGTGCAGACACGCTTCACCAATGCCGAGCGCATCCGGCAGGACCGTTTGCAAGCCCACGCGCTGGAAGCCGCCGAGCAATGCGGCGCAACCTATGTGCCCGAAGTTGACGACATCCGGCGGCTGGATGCCATGCTGGCCGACTGGCCCAAGGATCGCCAACTGGTGTTCTGCGACGAATCCCTTGCGGGCGCGCGGGAAGTGCTGGCAGCGCAGGCAGGGCAGGAAAAATGGGCCATCCTGATTGGCCCCGAAGGGGGTTTTAGCAGTGAGGAACGTGAGCAGCTATCGGCACTGCCCTTTGTCACCAAAATCAGCCTTGGCCCGCGTATCTTGCGGGCAGATACGGCGGCAGTGGCGGCGATTACGCTGTGGCAGGCCACGTTGGGGGATTGGTAG
- the ubiA gene encoding 4-hydroxybenzoate octaprenyltransferase has product MPDTSELPEQQGQVSDAVKGNWVDTIAPEWTRPYLRLSRADRPIGTWLLLLPCWWGVLLAALHGGDFGRFDIWIIIACAAGAWLMRGAGCTWNDITDRKIDAQVERTRSRPIPSGQVSVRGAIIWMALQSLVAFAILLTFNRYTILLGISSLVLVAIYPFAKRFTWWPQVFLGLAFNWGALLAWAAHSGQLHWPAVLLYLAGIAWTLFYDTIYAFQDTEDDAMIGVKSTARLFGVNATKWLTGFMILSVTLLATAVILSLSDKQNPMVMVIALAGPWAFGWHLAWQMRSLDTDNPQICLRLFRANRDSGLIFALFLAVALLL; this is encoded by the coding sequence ATGCCCGACACTTCCGAATTGCCAGAGCAACAGGGACAGGTTTCCGATGCCGTTAAAGGTAACTGGGTCGATACAATCGCGCCCGAATGGACCCGCCCCTATCTGCGCCTGAGCCGCGCCGACCGGCCGATCGGCACATGGCTGTTGCTGCTACCCTGCTGGTGGGGTGTGCTGCTGGCGGCGCTGCATGGCGGTGATTTTGGCAGGTTCGATATCTGGATCATCATCGCCTGTGCCGCCGGTGCCTGGCTGATGCGCGGCGCGGGCTGCACCTGGAACGACATCACCGACCGCAAGATCGACGCGCAGGTCGAGCGCACACGGTCGCGCCCCATCCCGTCAGGACAGGTCAGCGTCAGGGGCGCCATTATCTGGATGGCGCTGCAATCGCTGGTGGCCTTTGCCATTCTGCTGACCTTCAACCGCTACACCATCCTGCTGGGCATCAGTTCGCTGGTCTTGGTGGCAATCTATCCCTTTGCCAAACGCTTTACATGGTGGCCGCAGGTGTTCCTTGGACTGGCGTTCAACTGGGGCGCTTTGCTGGCATGGGCGGCCCATTCGGGGCAACTGCACTGGCCTGCCGTATTGCTGTATCTGGCGGGCATCGCATGGACGCTGTTTTACGACACGATCTATGCCTTTCAGGATACCGAGGACGACGCCATGATCGGAGTGAAATCCACCGCGCGGCTGTTTGGCGTCAATGCCACAAAATGGCTGACCGGCTTTATGATTCTGTCCGTAACCTTGCTGGCAACGGCCGTGATTCTATCGCTTTCGGACAAACAGAACCCGATGGTCATGGTGATAGCACTGGCCGGACCGTGGGCCTTTGGCTGGCATCTGGCGTGGCAAATGCGCAGTCTGGATACGGACAATCCGCAAATCTGCCTGCGATTGTTTCGCGCCAACCGTGATTCAGGCCTCATCTTTGCGCTGTTTCTTGCCGTTGCGCTATTGCTGTGA
- a CDS encoding OmpA family protein has translation MRLSKIFSILAVFLIAGTVSTFGAMRAADFIEERSLADVTNALVAQDHTWVSVHVDGLRVELTGTAPDEATRFKALTVANSIVDAERVINSMDVLDAAAIAPPKFSVEILRNNEGISLIGLIPTSSDREEIVSSIEGLTKGTEITDMLDTSDYPAPDGWEAALKFGLNAVHDLPKSKVSISEDGVAVTAIAGSIEEKRKIEAQLARKAPDNMSLITKITAPRPVITPFTTRFVIDGDNAHFDACSADSADTHAKIISAALDVGLNGKTDCTIGLGVPTTSWGDAVASGIKALNDIGGGSITFSDADVTLVALDTTPQATFDRVVGELKAALPDVFSLHAVLPEPVKIDGTGEGKGSPEFVATLSPEGQVQLRGRVTNERTRAAVDSYSRARFGSKVVYDATRLDEELPDGWPIRVLAGLEALAELNHGSVVVQENFVEVRGITGNPDARANVARLLSEKLGASENYGIDIKYEKALDPVAGLLKPAECVDNINEILSERKISFAPGSAELDSAGQAVVDRIADILKTCNKPRIEIAGHTDSQGREVMNLNLSQARADAVLQGLIARKVLTSGMRAKGYGESVPVADNKTEEGREANRRIEFNLIVPAKVQEEATGLEQMEAPAVEQPHTDNSHPEPAETTPNE, from the coding sequence ATGCGCCTTTCCAAAATATTCTCGATCCTTGCTGTCTTTCTGATTGCTGGCACCGTTAGCACCTTTGGTGCCATGCGTGCGGCCGACTTTATCGAAGAACGCTCACTTGCAGATGTGACCAATGCGCTGGTTGCCCAAGACCATACATGGGTTTCCGTGCATGTGGACGGCCTGCGAGTGGAATTGACCGGCACTGCGCCAGACGAGGCCACACGCTTCAAGGCGCTGACCGTCGCCAACAGCATTGTTGATGCGGAACGGGTGATCAACAGCATGGATGTGCTGGACGCCGCCGCCATTGCGCCGCCAAAATTCAGCGTCGAGATTTTGCGAAACAACGAGGGGATTTCGCTGATCGGGCTTATTCCGACATCCTCGGACCGCGAAGAAATCGTGTCGTCGATCGAGGGGTTGACCAAAGGCACCGAAATTACCGACATGCTGGACACAAGCGACTATCCGGCCCCCGATGGATGGGAAGCGGCCTTGAAGTTTGGCCTGAATGCCGTGCACGATCTGCCCAAATCCAAGGTTTCGATATCCGAAGACGGTGTTGCGGTTACCGCCATTGCCGGCAGTATCGAGGAAAAGCGCAAGATCGAGGCCCAATTGGCCCGCAAGGCGCCGGATAACATGTCGCTGATCACAAAAATCACGGCACCACGCCCCGTGATCACGCCTTTCACGACACGGTTTGTCATAGATGGCGACAATGCCCATTTCGACGCCTGTTCCGCCGACAGCGCCGACACCCACGCCAAAATCATCAGTGCCGCGCTGGATGTGGGCCTGAATGGCAAAACCGATTGCACCATCGGGCTGGGTGTGCCGACCACATCCTGGGGCGACGCCGTTGCCAGCGGCATCAAGGCGCTGAACGATATTGGCGGCGGCAGCATCACCTTTTCGGATGCCGATGTGACTCTGGTCGCACTGGATACCACCCCGCAGGCCACATTTGACCGCGTGGTAGGTGAGTTGAAAGCAGCCCTGCCCGATGTATTTTCACTGCATGCCGTTCTGCCCGAACCCGTCAAAATTGACGGCACGGGCGAAGGCAAAGGATCGCCCGAATTTGTCGCAACCCTCAGCCCCGAAGGTCAGGTGCAATTGCGTGGACGTGTCACGAATGAACGCACACGTGCCGCCGTTGACAGCTATTCCCGCGCCCGTTTCGGCAGCAAGGTCGTTTATGATGCCACCCGTCTGGACGAAGAACTGCCCGATGGCTGGCCGATCCGCGTTCTGGCGGGTCTTGAAGCGTTGGCGGAACTGAACCACGGTAGCGTTGTGGTGCAGGAAAACTTTGTCGAAGTGCGTGGCATTACCGGCAATCCCGATGCACGGGCGAATGTTGCACGGCTGTTGTCCGAGAAACTGGGCGCGTCTGAGAATTACGGTATCGACATAAAATACGAAAAAGCGCTGGATCCGGTTGCAGGGCTGCTGAAACCTGCTGAATGCGTTGATAACATCAATGAAATTCTGTCAGAACGTAAAATCAGCTTTGCCCCGGGATCGGCGGAACTGGACAGTGCGGGTCAGGCCGTTGTGGACCGGATTGCCGATATCCTGAAAACCTGCAACAAACCGCGGATTGAAATTGCCGGCCACACAGACAGCCAGGGCCGCGAAGTGATGAACCTGAACCTGTCGCAAGCCCGTGCCGATGCCGTTTTGCAAGGGTTGATTGCACGCAAGGTTCTAACCTCTGGGATGCGCGCCAAAGGCTATGGCGAATCTGTGCCCGTCGCGGACAACAAAACGGAAGAGGGCCGCGAGGCCAACCGGCGGATCGAGTTCAACCTGATTGTTCCGGCAAAAGTGCAAGAAGAGGCCACGGGCCTTGAACAGATGGAAGCCCCGGCAGTAGAACAACCACATACAGACAACAGCCATCCCGAACCGGCGGAGACCACACCTAATGAATAG
- a CDS encoding molybdenum cofactor biosynthesis protein MoaE gives MTVRVQEQAFDLGAEVQGFALGRDDAGAVVSFTGIVRNTPDGDLERMEMEHYPGMTENALKGIEAEAMKRWNLKGCLIIHRYGTLRPGDLIMMVATASPHRGDAFEAAMFLMDYLKSRAPFWKKEFTTDGAEWVAAKDEDEDALTKW, from the coding sequence ATGACCGTTCGGGTTCAGGAACAAGCGTTTGATCTGGGGGCCGAGGTTCAGGGTTTTGCCCTTGGACGTGATGATGCGGGGGCGGTGGTCAGTTTCACCGGCATCGTGCGCAACACGCCGGATGGTGATCTGGAACGCATGGAGATGGAACATTACCCCGGCATGACCGAAAACGCCCTGAAAGGGATCGAGGCCGAGGCGATGAAACGCTGGAACCTGAAGGGTTGCCTGATCATCCACCGCTACGGCACCCTGCGCCCCGGTGATCTGATCATGATGGTGGCCACGGCATCCCCGCATCGGGGGGACGCGTTCGAGGCGGCGATGTTCCTGATGGATTACCTGAAATCCCGCGCGCCGTTCTGGAAGAAAGAATTCACCACCGATGGTGCCGAATGGGTCGCCGCCAAGGACGAGGACGAAGACGCGCTAACCAAATGGTAG
- the moaD gene encoding molybdopterin converting factor subunit 1: MDVLYFAWVRERIGLPKEQVETGAATVADLVEELKAREERYAAAFEDVSALRVAVDQELTGFDAPLAGAREVAFFPPMTGG, from the coding sequence ATTGACGTTCTGTATTTCGCATGGGTGCGCGAACGCATCGGATTGCCGAAAGAACAGGTTGAAACCGGTGCCGCAACGGTGGCCGATCTGGTCGAGGAACTGAAAGCGCGCGAAGAACGCTATGCCGCCGCGTTCGAGGATGTTTCAGCCCTGCGGGTGGCTGTAGATCAGGAACTGACCGGTTTTGACGCCCCGCTGGCCGGTGCGCGCGAAGTGGCATTTTTCCCGCCGATGACAGGTGGCTGA
- the pgsA gene encoding CDP-diacylglycerol--glycerol-3-phosphate 3-phosphatidyltransferase produces MIWNVPNILTVIRLLAAPALAVMFLYFNTPWADWFALVLFISAALTDFVDGYLARAWKQESKFGAMLDPIADKAMVLIALLVIIGFSGVKAWILLPATMIFFREVFVSGLREFLGDKASKLKVTNLAKWKTTAQMIAIAVLFSQGIFADRFVELTQAMDPAIIDAILAGEQEDLSGLLWVQKGAAASYYGGIALLWIAAGLTLITGWDYFVKALPFLKDDTK; encoded by the coding sequence ATGATATGGAACGTGCCCAATATTCTGACTGTGATCCGTCTGCTGGCGGCGCCCGCTTTGGCGGTGATGTTTCTGTATTTCAACACCCCTTGGGCGGACTGGTTTGCGCTGGTTCTGTTTATCAGCGCGGCGTTGACCGATTTCGTTGATGGCTATCTGGCACGGGCTTGGAAACAGGAGAGCAAATTCGGCGCCATGCTGGATCCGATCGCGGACAAGGCGATGGTGTTGATCGCCCTGCTGGTGATCATCGGATTTTCCGGTGTGAAGGCGTGGATTTTGCTGCCCGCGACGATGATCTTCTTTCGCGAGGTGTTCGTTTCCGGCCTGCGTGAATTTCTGGGTGACAAGGCCAGCAAGCTGAAGGTCACCAATCTGGCAAAATGGAAAACCACGGCACAGATGATCGCCATCGCGGTGCTGTTTTCCCAAGGTATATTTGCGGACCGGTTTGTGGAACTGACACAGGCGATGGACCCCGCGATTATCGACGCAATTCTGGCGGGCGAACAAGAGGACCTTAGCGGTTTGCTCTGGGTGCAAAAGGGGGCTGCGGCCAGCTATTATGGCGGTATTGCCCTGCTGTGGATCGCGGCGGGTTTGACGCTGATCACCGGCTGGGACTACTTTGTCAAAGCCCTGCCGTTTCTGAAGGATGACACGAAATGA